The proteins below are encoded in one region of Methanofollis aquaemaris:
- a CDS encoding universal stress protein, which translates to MIQRKFKDVAGKRYDTVVKEYREFLLTEEEAVVPEVASILMPLDYFVKEIPPALYETLSTYKGATVSLVYIIDMEVIRIVEDSLDEAAIQDFKQKRENFGEELLKQTVSELEAEGLSVKSRLFSGKKYENILELAGDHDMIVVSKQYGASTTEISPLSSVTLKLAQTADIPIIVY; encoded by the coding sequence TTGATTCAGAGAAAGTTCAAGGACGTAGCAGGGAAGCGGTACGACACCGTCGTGAAAGAGTACCGTGAGTTCCTTCTCACCGAAGAAGAGGCTGTGGTCCCCGAGGTCGCCTCCATCCTCATGCCTCTCGACTACTTTGTGAAGGAGATCCCGCCGGCCCTGTACGAGACCCTCTCGACCTATAAGGGGGCCACGGTCTCGCTGGTGTACATCATCGATATGGAGGTAATCAGGATCGTCGAGGACAGCCTCGACGAGGCGGCGATCCAGGACTTCAAGCAGAAACGCGAAAACTTCGGAGAAGAACTCCTCAAACAAACCGTATCAGAACTTGAAGCAGAAGGGCTCTCGGTAAAGAGCAGGCTCTTTTCAGGAAAGAAGTATGAGAACATCCTCGAACTTGCCGGAGATCACGACATGATCGTGGTCTCGAAGCAGTACGGGGCTTCGACGACCGAGATCTCACCTTTGAGTTCGGTCACCCTCAAACTTGCCCAGACCGCTGACATCCCCATCATTGTCTACTAG